The Desulfosporosinus acidiphilus SJ4 genome has a window encoding:
- a CDS encoding GNAT family N-acetyltransferase produces the protein MRVRQGSVRDWPFMYSLGKINIPDSASPWRKQPLEETLKYREAVLKGFWTWIQQTGSIVFIAEATSEDYEDYMERSSSTEADRNRSIGYLVLHPSSREELTGVYQGWIMDFGVLPEWRGQGIGKKLLKAAEDYCRQHDISYLGLACSTHNVPALHLYEKSGFVEERKIMVKCLS, from the coding sequence ATGCGAGTTCGTCAAGGGAGTGTTCGTGATTGGCCTTTTATGTATTCCTTGGGAAAAATAAATATACCGGATAGTGCTTCTCCGTGGCGCAAACAGCCCCTGGAGGAAACTCTTAAATACCGTGAAGCCGTTCTTAAAGGTTTTTGGACATGGATCCAACAGACCGGGTCAATTGTTTTTATTGCGGAGGCCACATCTGAGGATTATGAGGATTATATGGAAAGAAGTTCAAGTACAGAAGCTGATAGGAATCGGTCCATAGGGTATTTAGTCCTCCACCCTTCATCCCGGGAAGAGTTAACCGGTGTTTATCAAGGATGGATTATGGATTTTGGGGTATTGCCGGAATGGCGGGGTCAAGGAATTGGTAAAAAGTTGCTCAAGGCAGCTGAAGATTACTGTCGGCAGCATGATATCTCCTACCTTGGTCTGGCCTGCAGCACTCACAATGTTCCTGCTCTTCACTTGTACGAAAAATCCGGTTTCGTTGAAGAACGGAAGATTATGGTGAAATGTCTGTCATAA